From Vigna unguiculata cultivar IT97K-499-35 chromosome 5, ASM411807v1, whole genome shotgun sequence, the proteins below share one genomic window:
- the LOC114186329 gene encoding ubiquitin-conjugating enzyme E2-23 kDa — MSSPSKRREMDLMKLMMSDYKVEMINDGMQEFYVQFHGPNESPYHGGVWKVRVELPDAYPYKSPSIGFVNKIYHPNVDEMSGSVCLDVINQTWSPMFDLVNVFEVFLPQLLLYPNPSDPLNGEAAALMMRDRSAYEIRVKEYCEKYAKAEDIGEVTEEKSSDEEMSEDESDSSDEQVVGKADP, encoded by the exons ATGTCTTCCCCAAGCAAGCGCAGAGAGATGGACTTGATGAAACT gATGATGAGTGATTACAAGGTGGAGATGATCAACGATGGAATGCAAGAATTTTATGTGCAATTCCATGGACCCAATGAGA GTCCTTATCATGGTGGTGTGTGGAAAGTGAGAGTTGAGTTGCCTGATGCTTATCCTTATAAATCTCCTTCCATTGGCTTTGTCAACAAGATCTATCACCCAAATGTTGATGAGAT GTCGGGATCAGTGTGTCTGGATGTTATCAATCAAACCTGGAGTCCCATGTTTG ATCTTGTTAATGTGTTTGAGGTGTTTCTACCACAACTTCTGCTGTATCCTAATCCATCAGACCCCTTGAATGGAGAAGCTGCAGCTTTAATGATGCGTGATCGATCTGCTTATGAGATAAGGGTTAAAG AGTACTGTGAGAAGTATGCTAAGGCTGAAGACATAGGGGAAGTGACTGAAGAGAAATCCAGTGATGAGGAGATGAGTGAAGATGAATCTGATTCTAGTGATGAACAGGTTGTTGGTAAAGCAGACCCCTAG